In a genomic window of Phacochoerus africanus isolate WHEZ1 chromosome 6, ROS_Pafr_v1, whole genome shotgun sequence:
- the LOC125128916 gene encoding late cornified envelope protein 3D-like codes for MSCQQNQQQCQPPPKCPSPKCPPKSPAHCRPPASSSGCAPISGGCGGPSSEGGCCLSPHRRRRSHRCRLLSSDSCDGGSGLQSGGSGCGQGSGGCC; via the coding sequence ATGTCCTGCCAGCAGAACCAGCAGCAGTGCCAGCCCCCTCCCAAGTGCCCCTCGCCCAAGTGTCCCCCAAAGAGCCCGGCACACTGTCggcctccagcctcctcctcagGCTGTGCTCCCATCTCCGGGGGCTGCGGGGGCCCCAGCTCTGAGGGCGGCTGCTGCCTGAGCCCCCACAGGCGCCGCCGGTCCCACCGATGCCGGCTCCTGAGCTCCGACTCCTGCGACGGAGGCAGTGGCCTGCAGTCCGggggctctggctgtggccaagGCTCTGGGGGCTGCTGCTGA
- the LOC125128917 gene encoding late cornified envelope protein 3D-like, producing MSCQQNQQQCQPPPKCPSPKCPPKSPAHCRPPASSSGCAPISGGCGGPSSEGGCCLSPHRRRRSHRCRLLSSDSCDGGSGLQSGGSGCGQGFGGCC from the coding sequence ATGTCCTGCCAGCAGAACCAGCAGCAGTGCCAGCCCCCTCCCAAGTGCCCCTCGCCCAAGTGTCCCCCAAAGAGCCCGGCACACTGTCggcctccagcctcctcctcagGCTGTGCTCCCATCTCCGGGGGCTGCGGGGGCCCCAGCTCTGAGGGCGGCTGCTGCCTGAGCCCCCACAGGCGCCGCCGGTCCCACCGATGCCGGCTCCTGAGCTCCGACTCCTGCGACGGAGGCAGTGGCCTGCAGTCCGggggctctggctgtggccaagGCTTTGGGGGCTGCTGCTGA